In Cyanobacteria bacterium GSL.Bin1, the genomic stretch GCGATACAGTGATTGTAGATTACCCCTGCGGTATTAATTTGTCGCTTAAGATAGCGATTTCGCTTGTGTTGGTAGAGTTTGAACTTTATTGTCTTCATTATGTCTATAATAACAGATCAATAGACAACCCAGTAATCCAACATGAATCAAAAATATCGACACGATAACACATCGGTTTCTCTTTTGAACTACCATTTTGTGTGGATTACAAGGAGACGAAGAAAAATATTAGATGGTCACTTAGACAAAAGACTGAAAGAGTTAATCTATCAAGCAGTAGAGGAGATAGAATGCGAGGTTATTGCTCTACAAACTCATTACGATCAGGTTCATCTCTTTGTTAATGCTCACCCTCGATTAGCTCCTTATCAAATTATGCACAAAGTTAAAGGATACTCTTCTCACTTCTTAAGAAAAGAGTATCCTTGGTTAAAGCAAAAACTTCCAAGCCTGTGGACAAGAAGCTATTTTGTCTCTACTGCGAATCAAGTTTCAGGTGATACGATTAAGCGATATGTGGAGGATCAAAAAAGTCATTAATCGAATTGGTTCGTTTTCAGGCTATCGTAGGCGCGAAGCGACTTCTCGAAGAGTAGCCTTCAACTCACCGCCTTATATCCCACGACTAAAAGCACGTGGGCTTTACGGCGATTCCTGTAAGCCAATTCAATTCAGTGACCTTCTCTTGACAAGAGCGAGCTCGAATTAATTCTGCAAACAATTAATGAAGTTATTGTTGTGCTGAGGTTTGCAGTAAGCATCATTTCCACCTCTACCCTGTCGTTGCTGTAGCGGTGTTTTGCCAATATGGGGCTGAATGCTAATGCAGGATTCATTTACTGAGTGATCAGCGTTTTTATCTTCCAGTCCTGATGCTTTAATCATAAGGGTTCAATTTATTACTATGATGAGCCGGCAAAAGTGTTAGGCTTGCCAGAAAGT encodes the following:
- the tnpA gene encoding IS200/IS605 family transposase → MNQKYRHDNTSVSLLNYHFVWITRRRRKILDGHLDKRLKELIYQAVEEIECEVIALQTHYDQVHLFVNAHPRLAPYQIMHKVKGYSSHFLRKEYPWLKQKLPSLWTRSYFVSTANQVSGDTIKRYVEDQKSH